Proteins from a genomic interval of Zingiber officinale cultivar Zhangliang chromosome 2A, Zo_v1.1, whole genome shotgun sequence:
- the LOC122041594 gene encoding vesicle-associated protein 1-2-like — MRKVAMGAGEMLVEIHPQELRFTFELKKQSSCSVQLVNKSKDFVAFKVKTTSPKRYCVRPNTGIILPRSTCDFIVIMQASKEIPSDMQLKDKFLIQTTVVPYGSMDEDIIPSFFSKETGRYIQENKLRVVLVSPPHSPEVETNQEVFKQDLSFKALDSADPIVTVESDSKSELVKEVLMVRETSVSNNGAATNEANQGEPILKETCIANDQELGIANFTPLHVAKDIDDLKLQLDSLVLKLNEAEKTIASLKEEINASTQERDKFKGEIALLRRYTAKEQTGFPFLFVVLMALVGMALGYALNS; from the exons ATGAGGAAGGTGGCGATGGGTGCGGGCGAAATGCTTGTCGAAATCCATCCTCAGGAACTCAGGTTCACTT TTGAGTTGAAAAAGCAGAGTTCATGTTCTGTTCAACTTGTCAACAAATCCAAAGATTTTGTTGCATTCAAG GTTAAAACTACATCTCCTAAGCGATATTGTGTTCGTCCAAATACAGGAATCATTCTACCAAGATCAACATGCGATTTCATAG TTATTATGCAAGCATCAAAGGAAATCCCATCTGATATGCAGTTAAAAGATAAGTTCCTGATTCAGACCACAGTTGTTCCTTATGGTAGCATGGATGAGGACATTATTCCAAGTTTT TTCTCAAAAGAAACTGGTAGGTATATCCAAGAGAACAAGTTGAGAGTTGTTCTTGTCAGTCCACCACATTCTCCAGAGGTAGAAACAAACCAAGAGGTTTTCAAGCAGGATCTGTCCTTTAAAGCTCTTGATTCAGCTGACCCTATTGTAACTGTTGAGAGTGATTCGAAGAGTGAGTTAGTTAAGGAAGTTCTTATGGTGAGAGAAACATCTGTTTCAAACAATGGAGCCGCCACAAATGAGGCTAATCAGGGAGAGCCTATTTTGAAAGAGACGTGCATAGCAAATGATCAAGAACTTGGAATAGCTAACTTTACCCCATTGCAT GTTGCTAAAGATATTGATGACTTGAAGTTGCAGTTGGATAGTCTTGTATTGAAGCTGAATGAG GCTGAGAAGACTATAGCAAGCCTAAAGGAGGAGATTAATGCTTCTACCCAAGAGAGAGATAAATTCAAAGGAGAAATT GCTCTGCTAAGAAGATATACTGCAAAGGAGCAGACAGGCTTTCCATTCTTATTTGTGGTCTTGATGGCGCTCGTTGGCATGGCACTTGGGTATGCACTTAACTCATGA